The sequence CGAGGGAGCGGCGTTCGGCCTGTTCCCGATCATGTGGATCGTCTGGAACGCGATCTGGATCTACAACATGACCGTCGACACCGGGCACTTCGCGGTGCTGCGCCGGTCGTTCGCGACCATCTCCGACGATCAGCGCATCCAAGCGGTGATCATCGCGTTCTGCTTCGGCGCGCTGCTCGAGGCGCTGGCGGGCTTCGGCACGCCGGTCGCGATCACCGCCGTGATGCTGATCGCGGTCGGCTTCAAGCCGATGAAGGCGGCCGCCGTCGCGCTGGTGGCCAACACCGCGCCGGTCGCGTTCGGGGCGATCGCGATCCCGATCGTCACGCTCGCCGGCCTCACGGACATCCCGAAGGAGGACCTGGGCGCGATGGTCGGGCGCCAGACGCCGCTGCTGGCGCTGTTCGTCCCGCTGATCCTCGTCGGCATGGTCGACGGCGCGCGCGGCGTGCGCGCGGTGTGGCCGGCGGCCTTGGTCGGTGGCGTCACCTTCGCCGTCGGCCAGTTCGTGTGCTCGAACTACATCTCGGTCGAGCTGACCGACATCTTCGCCTCGCTCCTCTCGGTGGCCGCGATGGTCGGCTTCCTGCGCGTGTGGCAGCCGGGCGACCCGCTCCTGGTCGAGAACGAGGGCGGCGGCCGGCCGGCGATCGCGGGCGCGGCCGCGCACGACGCGGCCCACGAGGCCACGGTGCGCCGCCGCGAGGGCCACGGCAAGGACTCCCCCCGCGAGGTCTTCGAGGCCTACGCGCCCTACCTGATCATCATCGTCATCTTCGCGCTCGCCCAGGTCGGCCCGATCAAGGACTTCCTGGCCAACGGCGCCCACAAGTTCACGTGGCCGGGCCTCGGCGAGGTCACCAACGCCGACGGTGAGCCGCCGAGCGCCGTCACCTACAACTTCAACTGGCTGCCGGCCGCCGGCACGCTGCTGCTGATCTGCGGCCTGATCACGATGGCGGTGCTGCGCATCTCCCCCGGCCGTGCGCTCCGCTCCTACGTTGCCACGCTCAACCAGCTCAAGTGGGCCACGCTGACGGTGGCCGCCGTGCTCGGGCTGGCGTACGTGATGAACATCTCGGCGCAGACGCTCAGCATCGGCACGTGGATCGCCGGCGCGGGCGGGGTGCTGGCGTTCCTGTCGCCGATCATCGGCTGGCTCGGGGTGGCCGTGACCGGCTCGGACACGTCGTCGAACTCGCTGTTCGGCGTGCTGCAGGTCACCGCCGCCAAGGAGGCGGGGCTCGACCAGACGCTGTTGGCGGCGGCGAACTCCTCGGGCGGCGTTCTTGGCAAGATGATCTCGCCGCAGAACCTCGCGATCGGCGCCGCCGCGGTCGGCCTCGACGGCGAGGAAGGTGAGCTGTTCCGACGGGTGTTCGGTTGGAGCGTCGCCCTGCTGCTCGTCATGTGCGTGCTCGTATATCTGCAATCCACGGCGGTGTTGTCATGGATGGTCGTGTAGTCGAGGAGTTGAGCCGGATCGTCGGGGCCGAATGGCTCTATACGGCCGAGCATCAGCTGCGCACCTATGAGTCCGACGGTCTGCTGCAGTACCAGGGCACGCCCGCGTGCGCGGTGTTGCCGAGCACGGCGGAGGAGGTGCAGGCGGTCGTGCGGCTGTGCGCCCGCGAGCAGATCCCCTGGGTCGCGCGCGGCGCGGGCTCCGGGCTGTCCGGTGGCGCGTTGCCCGTCAAGGACGGCGTGCTGGTCGTGCTCACGCGGATGAAGCGGATCCTGGAGATCGACCTCGACAACGGACGCGTGTGCGTCGAGCCGGGCGTGACCAACGCGAACGTCAGCGCGGCCGTCGGCCCGGGCTTCTTCTATCCCCCGGACCCGTCGTCGCAGATCGTCTGCTCGATCGGCGGCAACGTGGCCGAGAACTCCGGCGGGGCGCACTGCTTCAAGTACGGGTTCACGACCAACTACGTGACCGGGCTCGAGCTGGTGCTCGGGGACGGTGAGCTGGTGCAGATCGGCGGCTACGAGCTGGACTCGCCGGGCTACGACCTGCTCGGCGCGTTCGTCGGCAGCGAGGGCACGCTCGGCGTGGCGACCAAGATCTGGCTGCGCGTCGTGCCGTCGCCGGAGACGGTGAAGACGCTCGTGGCCTTCTTCGACTCCACGCACGCGGCCGGCGAGGCGGTGTCGCAGATCGTGCAGGGCGGGGTCGTGCCCGGGGCGATCGAGATGATGGACGCGAAGGCGATCGAGGCCTCGGAGATGATGGCCAACGCCGGCTATCCGGTCGGCCGTGCCGCGGCGCTGCTCGTGGAGCTCGACGGCGCCGAGCAGGAGTGCGAGGCGCGCTTCGACGAAGTGGTCTC comes from Solirubrobacter pauli and encodes:
- a CDS encoding L-lactate permease — protein: MYKQVLDPVGDSLFASALVAMIPLATLFILLGGLKLRAHIAGLAALAVSMVIAIVVWGMPFGTTVAAATEGAAFGLFPIMWIVWNAIWIYNMTVDTGHFAVLRRSFATISDDQRIQAVIIAFCFGALLEALAGFGTPVAITAVMLIAVGFKPMKAAAVALVANTAPVAFGAIAIPIVTLAGLTDIPKEDLGAMVGRQTPLLALFVPLILVGMVDGARGVRAVWPAALVGGVTFAVGQFVCSNYISVELTDIFASLLSVAAMVGFLRVWQPGDPLLVENEGGGRPAIAGAAAHDAAHEATVRRREGHGKDSPREVFEAYAPYLIIIVIFALAQVGPIKDFLANGAHKFTWPGLGEVTNADGEPPSAVTYNFNWLPAAGTLLLICGLITMAVLRISPGRALRSYVATLNQLKWATLTVAAVLGLAYVMNISAQTLSIGTWIAGAGGVLAFLSPIIGWLGVAVTGSDTSSNSLFGVLQVTAAKEAGLDQTLLAAANSSGGVLGKMISPQNLAIGAAAVGLDGEEGELFRRVFGWSVALLLVMCVLVYLQSTAVLSWMVV
- a CDS encoding FAD-linked oxidase C-terminal domain-containing protein — protein: MDGRVVEELSRIVGAEWLYTAEHQLRTYESDGLLQYQGTPACAVLPSTAEEVQAVVRLCAREQIPWVARGAGSGLSGGALPVKDGVLVVLTRMKRILEIDLDNGRVCVEPGVTNANVSAAVGPGFFYPPDPSSQIVCSIGGNVAENSGGAHCFKYGFTTNYVTGLELVLGDGELVQIGGYELDSPGYDLLGAFVGSEGTLGVATKIWLRVVPSPETVKTLVAFFDSTHAAGEAVSQIVQGGVVPGAIEMMDAKAIEASEMMANAGYPVGRAAALLVELDGAEQECEARFDEVVSICEQCGSDDVRVARDEAERQLFWKTRKAAFPAMGRISPNYFVQDGVIPRTKLPEVLERIEQLGEEYGLIVANVFHAGDGNLHPLVCYDGRVEGEADRAEELSGLILEACLDAGGSITGEHGVGVDKKKHMPKMFAEEDLDAFQRLRCAFDPDGLANPGKVMPTPRLCGEVPGPYRVHPLEAAGLAERF